The following nucleotide sequence is from Podospora bellae-mahoneyi strain CBS 112042 chromosome 1 map unlocalized CBS112042p_1, whole genome shotgun sequence.
TTGAGCTGTGGTTGTCGGAGTTGGAATAGGACTATGGGTTCGGGAACACCGGGGGAATGGTGGGGATAAACGCACCGCGAGCAAGGAAGCGGTCCTCTGACAGGACGACGATGGCGTTGAGAATCAGGACGgtcacttttttttttttgcacaGACGTTAGCATGCTTGAtagagaagggggggagaacaaggagaagcatACCATAGAGAATCTTCCCCAGAAAAGACATCTTCGCTTTGCTTCGAGGGGGTagctccccttcttctcgcaGTGGTTCGGGTGACAATATATCGCCGGTTATTGGTGTGGTTTATATCGCTAGACAGGGAGTATGTTTGCTGCCGTCGCGATTGTCGTCGTGTCGCGGTGTCGCCAGTAAGAAGCACAGAGGTGGACGTTTACAGTCAACTTGACAGCTTGAGCTTCAACCGCCGTGCGTCAGCCAATGCGACGCGCAGAGGACAGATTAATTGTGGGGCAGCCGTTCATCAAAAAGGGAGTTACGTCATGTGACAGTGTGCAGAGGTACAGtagaaccctaacccctgGAATAAGAGGAAAGTGGAGTTCATCCCCCTATTTACCCCTGAAATTGTGCTGGCAAACATCCTCAGtccatcaacaacctgtTTATTTACTCCTCAACATACATCGATACATGCTAAATGTTACATTTCAGTCCCACAACAACAGAGATAGTAACACAAGAACCACAAAACTCTGTGAATACCAACTTCTGTCACTCATCACCCGTCCCATTACTCACCCCGCGAGACAAACCAACTCCGACGGCGGCACCATATACCCAACCCTACTAGCaggcaccctcaccaccctgtATTCCAGATCAGGTAAGTAATCATAATACCGCCATTCCTCCGCATTCCAAAGGCTCTTCGATTCCTCTACCGTGTCCAGGACATGCAGCAATGCATAGCCTGCACTCAGAAAATCTCGCAAGCACGAGTACACGCGCTGGGAAAAGCTGTAATAACAACTGGTGTTAGTCTCATCCCTGATCTTTAAGAGTGCGTTGCTGTGATCAAAAAGAACaatataaaaaaacaatCGACGATTGCAACGCACGCCTAACAAGCACTGGTGTTTTCAGCTGTCAAAGCACGAATTTCATCGCTAaataaacaaacaaaaccagCAAACAAGCCGTAAAAATGAAAACCTTCGCCTCACTTGACACAATGCTTTGTAATCCCAGTCCAGTAAAGTTCAGTTCCAGTTCCAGTCCAGCAGCCCAGAGAAAGTTCAACCAACGGTGTTTCAGGAAAAGACTCCCCTTGATGTGTGACAAAAAACCCCACATTGATAAACCGAATGTTAGCTTTGttgcaaaaagaaaaagggtgTAGAAATTGAGCCCGTCCATCCTGAGTGTAGTGTGTGTAATCCATCGCTTTGCCCGCCTTTTGCCATGCTAATGCTCCGTTACTTGTAACTTCAAAGTGGTAAAAAAGATAAACCAAAAAGACttgcagaaaagaaaaacaagaacaaaaaaccAACAGGCCAGATTCATccgtttttgttttgcccGATACGGTATCAAAACCCTTCCGTCCATCCATTCGAAACAAAACCCgtctgctgcttcttcagcccCTCCAAAATATTAAGAAAAATGCTAAAGTACCAACTAACTGGAAGCCAAACGGATTTCTAGAGgctctcctcttctcccaagAATTATCCGTCCTTGCTGGTGTTTGCCGCAACAATACTGGTTAATGGTATATAACGTAATGATGTGTGTGCCGTAAATACGTGTTGTAGAAGTATCAGAGGATTAATCGACTTTGCAATGGCAGGGCTGGAGAGAAACTCAAAAGTCCAACGCAGCATCGAAACCACGACCGCCCACCTGCCTTGCAAGGAGGGATAGAGGAGAAACAAGAGCAACAAAAAGCCACACTTTATAGGTTCCGGGGTATTGGATGACAAGGTGCGTAGAAACAGCAagccaaaaaacaaaagcatCAAAAAACCGAGGACAGCAAGGCAGGCATCGCCAACTCAAGCACGGACGTCACCATACCGCGCTTTGTACTCAGCTACCAGCTGGAACTGCTCGGCAACCACCTTGAGAACCTCGTCCATCGGTCCCCGCAACGCGCCAAAATTGGACCCTGTGCTGCTCTGCGAGACGAGGTGACGCATGTATATCGTGTTGATACAGGTCTGCATAATGTTAGCATGCATCATACAACACTACGTTTGTTCAAACCAAGACAAGAAACATACCTCGATCCGGCTAACCTGATGATCCAGGAAGTTGACCAAAAAGTCCTCCgacacctctcctccccgtTGCCTCATCCTGTCTAGGAGACCTGTCTCTGGTGGCTGAAGCGCTTTGCTATTATCTTCCAACATACTGCACAACATTTCCAAGCGCAGAGCCACTCTCCAGAGACTCCATATGTCATCTGGTTCAACCGAAAGCTCGCTCCCGGGGCTCAAGATAGCAGGCCTGATCTCCCTGAGGTCCTGGGCTTGCTCCTTCTCGTGTTTGCTGTGGGTCTCGATTCTGCCGGAGAGTGCATGGGGATAGAGTGAGTAGATAAACTCGGGGTTTTCCAGGCCCTTTAGCTTCTTCTCGCCCATGTCCTTGACTTCAAACCCCTGCCCACTCAAGCTGCGCAGCTCACTCCGGATGGCGGTCGCGAAACTGTCTTCATTGAGGTCAACAGCCGAGCTCGTCGGCTCCTGATAGTGTTCGAGACACCGTTGAATTTCCGCAATGAAGTCAGAAGACACGGCAATCTGTCCGCCATCCGCACAGGCCGAGATACGACTGGCCTTGTTGACCATCGGGCCATAGTAATCCATCCGGCGAGTGACGGGGTCAGGTTCTGAGAGAGGCTCGCCCCAGTGAATGCCCATGCGCACCGACAGACCCTTGAAGATCAGGTTATTATCACGATCGTACACTGGTTGGCAATTGACCGAGTTGTAGAGTTCGGCCGGCCAGTCCAAGTGGAGCAGCTTGCATTGGACGGCAAAGCACCACAAGAGCGCTGACGTAGCAGTTGGGAAGGAGACCATGAAAGCGTCACCTTCTGTCTTGACCTCGAAACCACCAATGGTCCTCAGTTGACGTCGCATAAGCTCATTGTGATTCTTGATGGCCGTCCTCATGGCTTCAGGATACGTTTCCCACAGTTGTGTCGAGTTCTTGATGTCTGTGAAAACAATAGCAATGAGACCTGTGGGAGCAGGCACCTCTGCATCGAGTCGTCCAAGCGTCGAGTCCAGAGGGCCATCCCTTGCCTTTCGGGCTCTCCTCATGCCAGTTGATGAGCCGCCGTCGTCTTGAAGTGAGGCGTAGACTGGCATGCTCTGCCCCTTGTGCTGCCGTGAGCGCTCCCTTCTTGCCTTAAGGTTGGAAACGCCCAGCATCTGGACCGTCATCTTGTTAGAGCACCCATACGCCATGGCCAAATCTCGGACTTTTTGAGCTGCACGCATTGGATCCTGGCGCACCGAACGGGTGACATCGACAAGGACGTCTTTTGGAAGATACTCCCACACTTCTCTGGTTGCAATCAAGATCATCTCATCATGCTCGCCGATCGTATGTCTCTCGATATTTGGTGCCGACTGGACAGCGGGCATCAGTTCCAAATAGCCAAAGGCTCGTGATACCTCCAAAAGATCGTTGAGTCGGCCGTTCCGAGATACCCATCCACCAGCTTCTCGAATACGCGTGCGCTCGTTGGGGTCGGCAGGATCATGCTTCTTTGTTAACATGACGTGGGTGCTGTCTGATTTGATGATCATTGCCTGTACATCACCAACGTTGGCGACATACAGATCCTGGTTCTGAATGTAGACAATCGTGGCGACACCACCCGAGTTCAGATCCTCTCTGCTGAGGACAAGAGGGGCCGTCGAGCCGCGATGCACCATCAAAGACCTGTCCTCGGTGTGCGTGTTTCCGGCGGCAATGAGGTCCTTGTTAAGTGAGAGGAAGGACCGTCTCAGCGCGTCGGCAGGATTCTCGGTATTCTTCAGGTCCCTCAACTCCTGAGAGAAGATATGCCCAAAGTTCTCTTGGAGATACTTGGCGATCTTAGAGCCACCACTACTGAGCGCCTGGCCATCAAACAAACCCAAAAGAGTTTCCGAATCATTCGAGTTGAAGCGCGGGACAACAAGAtcgatggtggagaggtgttCGTTCTTGCTTCCCAGAGTGTCGGCCATGCCATAGGGCATGTACCCTGCCAAAGAGCCAGACGTTCTTACACGGCGGTCCTCGCTTTGATCAGGCAGTGTAGAGTTGAGAACCGTCACATCCATCAAACCCAAAACTCGAAGATTGGTTAGTCTACCAAAGTCGGTGTATTGCTCGCGATTCTGAGCTGCCGTGGGAACGGAACTTTGCTTGATCTCCAGCCGTCTGTTTCCAGACAAATTGAGGTACCGAAGATTGGGATTAAGATTCCAATTCCAATCGTACGGCACATTGGCGATATTGTATTTGAGAGAGTTGCTGCCACAGTCAAAAACAGTGAGCTTCTTGGCTCGAGAAATGTCGGCAGGCAAATTGGTGAACTTGTTGCTATTGATGTGGAGCGTCTGCAACATGCTGTACTCCTCTAAGTCGTCGGCAGGCAGACTTGCAAGTTCATTCCCTGACAGGTACAGCTCCACCAGTTGTGGCCAGGACTTGATGGAACGCTGTGGCATGTCGCTCAAGTCGTTATAGGAAAGATTGAGGACACGAAGATTCTCCAGCATACACAGCTGATCGAAACAGTCATCGTCGAGCTGGTTGTCAGCCATGTATAGGTATCGAAGCGATCCGGCAAAGGTATTAGTTAGTCGCTGTGTATGGCTCGAATCTTTCCTAGAGCTGGCTGTCGGCGTCGCCAGGGCGGTGCTGCTCTGTGTGGTTGATCTGGAGATGACGGAGGTTTTTCGCCCACCCTTCCCGTAAACAGACACCATAGAGCTCTTCCTGTCAGCACCCCCTGGAACGGGAGATGGCCCAACGCTGAGCAGGCTACTCGAAGCCTGACTTGGACGTCTTGAAGAATCGTTGAGCTCCTCGGCGCTTGGTGTCTGAGACAGGGCGCCGGTTGGTGGTCCAATTCTGCCAGTTGGGAAGCTCGTATTGCCGTTTGTTTCTccaggaggatggggtgcGCGGGATGCGGGTTTTGGAAAATTCTCCAGCACGTTGGAGGATGCGTTGAGGTAATCCAACTTGTTTGCCCACCACAGCTCCATGGGAAGCTTTCGAATATTGTTGCCCCGAACATCCAGCCGCTTCAATTCGGTCAGGCATCCGATCTCGGGAGGCAACTCACCTACCGAGTTGTGCGCAATGCTGAAGTACTCGAGCCTTCGAAGATTACCAATGTGAGCGGGCAGTGAGACGAAGTAGTTCTTGTCGAGCTCTAACCGTTCCAAGTTGGACATGTTGTGGAACGATTCGTCGATACTTGCAAGCTGGGCGTTGGACAAGTTGAGAGCCTTGAGGGTAGGAACCGGGGCCTTGATCTCAAacttggtgatgggattCCAATTCAGCTTGATGCTTCTGACCCGTTCGAACGTGCCGCTGAACTGGGAAATGTTGTTGCGGGTGGCCGAAAGAATCTCTAGTTTGGGCAGCTGGGAGATCACGTCAATATTAGAGATGGCGTTGTACTTGATATCCAGCTCACGGAGACTGCGCAAGTTCTTGAAAGATGGGGGCAATGAACCAGAGAGCTCATTGTTGGTAATGACAAGCCTTTCGAGACTCGTCATCTGGCCGACATTATCTGGTAGGCTTTGGATCGTGTTGAAGCTCAGATCGAGATCCACAAGATTTTCCAGCTTGGCcaagaagggagggaagttattcaagaggttggaggataTGTTGAGCGTTCGAAGCACAGCAAAAGCTTCAAACTCTCTCGGTAGttgcttgagcttgttgtTCGCCAGGTTAAGCTTGAGAAGGCCGGTGAGATTGTGAAGAGCCGCAGATTCCAAGCTCTCCAGACGGTTATTTGAGGCATCCAACATGGTGAGTCTGCTGGCATATCCGAAGCTCTTGGGCAAAGCTCGAGcctcgttgttgttgaattTGATGTCGCGGAGATTTGGGCACACCGAGATAAAATCTCGCGGGACTTGGAGCGACAAGTTTCTGGACAAGTTGAGAGAGATTATTTCGTTCGCCCTTGGATAGAGTTGAACCGGAATGGCAGACAGGCTGCGGCCTGATAGGtcgatgtggttgtttttcTGGGACCGAAGGAACTCCATTTGATCCATCACTTCATAGCTGGTGTCGGTGAAGGGGTAGAAAAGGAATCGACACAGGTAGCTGTTGTCTTCGCGGCCGATGTCCTCTATCCTGTCACGCTCTTCGAATCCCACTTGTTCCAAGAGCCGTTTTTGTAGCAGCAGTGGACGATCGGTGCTTTGGAGAACCTTGTAGAGATCATGTTTCTTCAAGACCAGCTTGAATTTATCCGGATCCTGCAAGTATGACTTCTTGACAATTTGGTTGATGAGCTCTGAGACGCTCGTCAGGAGTGGCATCTGCAGGGTCGCAAACGTGCCATCTGCCCTGAACACCCGGATGCAATAGTTGTGTTGCTTTTCCTCCGGCCTCGGCGGGCTTCCAATGTCCTCTGTGTCTGGGAGCTGGGCCCCGGCGTCGTCATCTCGCAGTACAGCCCAGCTGTCCGGTGCATTCCATGCCCCATTGGAACTCGGGTAACTGATTGATCCCTTGCCTGAGCCGACCTCGTCAAAGATTTCATGAGCGTTCATGGGGGTGAGCGGCGCCGGTTTGCTCAAAATACCATCCATATTATTAAGATTGGTGTCGAGGTGAAACACGGTGCCGCCATCTTGCCTATCGGTGGGGCCAATAGCTTCGTCCAGGTCATCCTGCATCTTGCTTCTAGGGGCCTTTTTGGAAAGGGAAAACTTGTTGAACGTTTGAGGTCCATTAGCTGAACGGGCAGGATCCGGGCGAATACCATCCCGAACATCAGGCTGGTATTTCCCGTCCGCACCTCGCGCGAACTGGCCGTCAGCTTTGGAGAGCTCTTGTCGGGAGGGCCGGGAATGTAAAGAGGACTGGGACGCTGGACCGAGTTTCTTCAGATCTGGAGCATCGTCCTTTTCTTTGAGCCTTCTTCCAAGCCGTCCAAGGAAGCTCTTTTTCGGTTGACCGGGTGAGGTTTGGCCGTCGGTACTACCGCTCTTGTGGCCCCAATAACTACCGGTTGTGCTCGGAGCGGGACTCTGTGCGCGGGACCGGGTGCCGTacatggtggaggagccgtTCCGATCCTTCGGAACGCTTATCGTCGAGTCTTCCCGGCTGACAGATGGCCGAAGGGACCGAGGATCCTCGTTGCTCTTGTTGTGTCTGTGATGGTGTCCGGTCAAATGCACACCAATTGAGTGTCCGGAACGGCCCGAACCCGACGTTTTTGGCGGATTGTTTTGCTGGGAGCTATCATTGACGAAGCGTTCGCGATCCGGCCCACTCAGGATGTCTCGGACGGGTGCTTCTCCGTAGCGCGCGATATCCTAGGATGTGATGGTTAGGTAAACGAAGAACCGCAAGGTAAACACGGACTCGGAAGATAATAGTGAGGTGCTGTGGGTTTAAAGACTGCACGGGTCAAATAAAGAAACATGTGCAATGGTAGGGGTAGCAAGATGAGAAGGGGTTGTAGGGTAGTAGCTTGAGAATGCCGAGACCAGATGTGGGGTTTAAACCTACGTCAGCTTCCTGATACAGGAAAGGCACAACTTCTGGCTTCGG
It contains:
- a CDS encoding uncharacterized protein (EggNog:ENOG503NUNK; COG:T), coding for MPRNDASSRFSSMTGSSTDSARSNITVKPLPSLPPSASSSSPFAASSNQTSNASWSASHGSRRAAPSRLKTDENGQLSRSFKDSDAQVSPTSTSRLALSPSSITSSNSIREHRMSDLADYRRDLAILDPAGGRASRTQQNNPSSGSLSQIAPWMAAAPTPASSGPLPTSFFNDSTDNLSLSSQTSPGLRNATARPSQTTTGSTESPETLYFTDERRPSIASITTTASSQGSRASGARGGIRKLQGFFGEEFPGRDSSEISLSHPIVGKEHRSHSYSHARPHRDRNYSNATDHGRDASPASRPRTPVPKPEVVPFLYQEADDIARYGEAPVRDILSGPDRERFVNDSSQQNNPPKTSGSGRSGHSIGVHLTGHHHRHNKSNEDPRSLRPSVSREDSTISVPKDRNGSSTMYGTRSRAQSPAPSTTGSYWGHKSGSTDGQTSPGQPKKSFLGRLGRRLKEKDDAPDLKKLGPASQSSLHSRPSRQELSKADGQFARGADGKYQPDVRDGIRPDPARSANGPQTFNKFSLSKKAPRSKMQDDLDEAIGPTDRQDGGTVFHLDTNLNNMDGILSKPAPLTPMNAHEIFDEVGSGKGSISYPSSNGAWNAPDSWAVLRDDDAGAQLPDTEDIGSPPRPEEKQHNYCIRVFRADGTFATLQMPLLTSVSELINQIVKKSYLQDPDKFKLVLKKHDLYKVLQSTDRPLLLQKRLLEQVGFEERDRIEDIGREDNSYLCRFLFYPFTDTSYEVMDQMEFLRSQKNNHIDLSGRSLSAIPVQLYPRANEIISLNLSRNLSLQVPRDFISVCPNLRDIKFNNNEARALPKSFGYASRLTMLDASNNRLESLESAALHNLTGLLKLNLANNKLKQLPREFEAFAVLRTLNISSNLLNNFPPFLAKLENLVDLDLSFNTIQSLPDNVGQMTSLERLVITNNELSGSLPPSFKNLRSLRELDIKYNAISNIDVISQLPKLEILSATRNNISQFSGTFERVRSIKLNWNPITKFEIKAPVPTLKALNLSNAQLASIDESFHNMSNLERLELDKNYFVSLPAHIGNLRRLEYFSIAHNSVGELPPEIGCLTELKRLDVRGNNIRKLPMELWWANKLDYLNASSNVLENFPKPASRAPHPPGETNGNTSFPTGRIGPPTGALSQTPSAEELNDSSRRPSQASSSLLSVGPSPVPGGADRKSSMVSVYGKGGRKTSVISRSTTQSSTALATPTASSRKDSSHTQRLTNTFAGSLRYLYMADNQLDDDCFDQLCMLENLRVLNLSYNDLSDMPQRSIKSWPQLVELYLSGNELASLPADDLEEYSMLQTLHINSNKFTNLPADISRAKKLTVFDCGSNSLKYNIANVPYDWNWNLNPNLRYLNLSGNRRLEIKQSSVPTAAQNREQYTDFGRLTNLRVLGLMDVTVLNSTLPDQSEDRRVRTSGSLAGYMPYGMADTLGSKNEHLSTIDLVVPRFNSNDSETLLGLFDGQALSSGGSKIAKYLQENFGHIFSQELRDLKNTENPADALRRSFLSLNKDLIAAGNTHTEDRSLMVHRGSTAPLVLSREDLNSGGVATIVYIQNQDLYVANVGDVQAMIIKSDSTHVMLTKKHDPADPNERTRIREAGGWVSRNGRLNDLLEVSRAFGYLELMPAVQSAPNIERHTIGEHDEMILIATREVWEYLPKDVLVDVTRSVRQDPMRAAQKVRDLAMAYGCSNKMTVQMLGVSNLKARRERSRQHKGQSMPVYASLQDDGGSSTGMRRARKARDGPLDSTLGRLDAEVPAPTGLIAIVFTDIKNSTQLWETYPEAMRTAIKNHNELMRRQLRTIGGFEVKTEGDAFMVSFPTATSALLWCFAVQCKLLHLDWPAELYNSVNCQPVYDRDNNLIFKGLSVRMGIHWGEPLSEPDPVTRRMDYYGPMVNKASRISACADGGQIAVSSDFIAEIQRCLEHYQEPTSSAVDLNEDSFATAIRSELRSLSGQGFEVKDMGEKKLKGLENPEFIYSLYPHALSGRIETHSKHEKEQAQDLREIRPAILSPGSELSVEPDDIWSLWRVALRLEMLCSMLEDNSKALQPPETGLLDRMRQRGGEVSEDFLVNFLDHQVSRIETCINTIYMRHLVSQSSTGSNFGALRGPMDEVLKVVAEQFQLVAEYKARYGDVRA